The following are encoded together in the Lathyrus oleraceus cultivar Zhongwan6 chromosome 3, CAAS_Psat_ZW6_1.0, whole genome shotgun sequence genome:
- the LOC127131068 gene encoding WAT1-related protein At1g68170, which yields MEKPNLGTPAGKAKLMGTLSGIGGAIILTLYEGKRLFNLSLHIDLLQNATSTTHHSPAGSHVWGLMLALGTALSFSLWFITQSKMSQNFPWHYSIAALTSIMGAIQSFIYAICTERDWSQWKLDWNLRLLTAASAGILASGVCFVLLAWCVGMKGPLYVSAFNPLMLVLVAFISSFVLNEYITVGSLTGAALIVCGLYMLLWGKSKEARKMDNMNGIASENV from the exons ATGGAGAAGCCAAATCTTGGAACACCGGCTGGGAAAGCGAAGTTGATGGGAACATTAAGTGGAATTGGTGGTGCAATAATCCTAACTTTATATGAAGGCAAAAGATTATTTAACTTATCATTGCACATTGATTTGCTGCAAAATGCTACATCAACAACACATCATTCCCCTGCTGGTTCTCATGTTTGGGGACTCATGCTAGCTTTAGGCACTGCTCTCAGTTTCTCATTATGGTTTATAACACAG TCGAAGATGAGTCAGAATTTTCCGTGGCATTATTCAATTGCGGCGTTAACCTCTATAATGGGTGCAATTCAATCTTTTATATATGCTATTTGTACTGAGAGAGATTGGAGCCAGTGGAAGCTTGATTGGAATTTGAGACTTTTGACAGCAGCTTCCGCG ggtaTATTGGCCTCTGGAGTGTGTTTTGTTCTGTTGGCTTGGTGTGTGGGCATGAAAGGACCCTTGTATGTGTCTGCTTTTAACCCTCTAATGCTTGTTCTTGTGGCCTTCATTTCTTCGTTCGTATTGAACGAGTACATTACAGTCGGAAG TCTAACAGGAGCCGCGTTGATTGTTTGCGGATTATACATGTTATTATGGGGTAAGAGCAAAGAAGCGAGAAAAATGGATAATATGAATGGAATAGCTTCTGAAAATGTA